One window of Deltaproteobacteria bacterium genomic DNA carries:
- a CDS encoding CoA transferase, with product MSSGDRRAALAGIRVIDLSHQAAGPWCTSLLGDLGANVIKVEKPGRGDGIRYADRTGRLPPEVGGLNFQGLNRNKRGVTIDIGQEAGSALVRRLVAQADVLVENFRPGVMERHGLGYDALREVNPRLVYCSITAFGPRGPLAQKPGMDLILQATGGLMGHTGEPDGPPIKSAPPVADITTGIYAAYGIAAALFERAGSGLGQRVEVAMLDAVVSLFSDVAANVLTDGQRYGKFGSGHPDLVPYQAFPASDGHFIVACLTNAFFKRLCAAIDREDLLADPRFATNDLRVQHRAEIVPILADVFRTRPCADWIALLESHDIPACRVNMLEDILAHPQIAANGAVVEREAPRRGRIRTLGPPVKLSATPSGVERLAPMLGEHTDEVLRELGVSGAELAELRAAGVV from the coding sequence ATGAGCTCCGGCGACCGCCGCGCGGCGCTCGCGGGCATCCGCGTGATCGACCTGAGCCATCAGGCCGCCGGTCCCTGGTGCACGTCGCTCCTCGGCGACCTCGGCGCCAACGTCATCAAGGTGGAGAAGCCGGGCCGCGGCGACGGCATCCGCTACGCCGACCGCACCGGCCGCCTCCCGCCCGAGGTCGGGGGGCTCAACTTCCAGGGGCTGAACCGCAACAAGCGCGGCGTCACGATCGACATCGGCCAGGAGGCCGGTTCAGCGCTCGTGCGCCGGCTCGTCGCGCAGGCCGACGTGCTGGTCGAGAACTTCCGCCCCGGCGTGATGGAGCGCCACGGGCTCGGCTACGACGCGCTGCGCGAAGTGAACCCGCGCCTCGTCTACTGCTCGATCACCGCCTTCGGACCGCGCGGCCCCCTCGCGCAGAAGCCCGGCATGGACCTCATCCTCCAGGCGACGGGCGGCCTCATGGGGCACACGGGTGAGCCCGACGGGCCGCCCATCAAGTCGGCGCCGCCCGTCGCCGACATCACCACCGGCATCTACGCCGCCTACGGCATCGCGGCCGCGCTCTTCGAGCGCGCCGGCTCGGGCCTGGGCCAGCGAGTGGAGGTGGCGATGCTCGATGCGGTCGTCTCGCTCTTCTCCGACGTCGCGGCCAACGTGCTGACCGACGGCCAGCGCTACGGCAAGTTCGGCAGCGGCCATCCCGACCTGGTGCCCTACCAGGCGTTCCCGGCGAGCGACGGCCACTTCATCGTCGCCTGCCTGACCAACGCCTTCTTCAAGCGACTGTGTGCGGCGATCGACCGCGAGGACCTCCTGGCCGACCCGCGCTTCGCGACCAACGACCTGCGCGTGCAGCACCGCGCCGAGATCGTGCCGATCCTCGCCGACGTCTTCCGCACTCGGCCGTGCGCCGACTGGATCGCCCTCCTCGAGTCGCACGACATCCCCGCCTGCCGGGTCAACATGCTCGAGGACATCCTCGCGCATCCGCAGATCGCGGCCAACGGCGCCGTAGTGGAGCGCGAGGCGCCGCGGCGTGGTCGTATCCGGACGCTCGGACCGCCGGTCAAGCTGTCGGCCACGCCGAGCGGTGTGGAGCGGCTCGCGCCGATGCTCGGCGAGCACACCGACGAGGTGCTCCGGGAGCTCGGGGTGAGCGGCGCGGAGCTCGCCGAGCTACGCGCGGCGGGAGTCGTCTGA
- a CDS encoding amidohydrolase, with product MAREYRLISADSHILEPPHVWKQYLPRKFHDKAPKVVPDGDGGEAWQFSPDIPPAPIGIYASAGRKHEDVRWTGVTFAAANQGNFRAEPRLQEQDVDGVDAEVLFGSARMMSHFFSDPDPEFHLAGVQAYNDWIAEEFVKVAPERLIGLTCIPALGVEAAIREMERGLRLGMRGAWLNTMPSVGPAIRPDDDPFWDAAQALGVPIHFHVRVMRQIQKPRPKGARGDDLTGLANVGAASMITDLPEIISSGVHDRFPDLVWVQVEAGSGWIPYILEQLDDRWWRNRSWLPVKLQHEPSFYFHRNWRSTFMIDRYAVQNRHTIGVENMMWSSDYPHHGCDWPETRRVVDDMFRDVPAAERRRICALNAAELYKLA from the coding sequence ATGGCGCGTGAGTACCGTCTCATCTCGGCCGACTCGCACATCCTCGAGCCGCCGCACGTCTGGAAGCAGTACCTGCCGCGCAAGTTCCACGACAAGGCGCCGAAGGTCGTGCCCGACGGCGACGGCGGGGAGGCGTGGCAGTTCAGCCCCGACATCCCGCCGGCGCCGATCGGCATCTACGCCTCGGCGGGGCGCAAGCACGAGGACGTGCGCTGGACGGGCGTCACCTTCGCCGCGGCCAACCAGGGGAACTTCCGCGCCGAGCCGCGCCTCCAGGAGCAGGACGTCGATGGCGTCGACGCCGAGGTGCTTTTCGGTTCGGCGCGCATGATGAGCCACTTCTTCTCCGACCCCGACCCGGAGTTCCACCTGGCCGGCGTGCAGGCCTACAATGACTGGATCGCCGAGGAGTTCGTCAAGGTCGCGCCCGAGCGGCTGATCGGCCTCACCTGCATCCCGGCGCTCGGCGTGGAAGCCGCCATCAGGGAGATGGAGCGCGGTCTCCGGCTCGGCATGCGCGGCGCCTGGCTGAACACGATGCCGAGCGTCGGGCCGGCGATCCGGCCGGACGACGACCCCTTCTGGGACGCCGCGCAGGCGCTCGGCGTACCGATCCATTTCCACGTCCGGGTCATGCGGCAGATCCAGAAGCCGCGGCCGAAGGGCGCGCGGGGCGACGACCTGACCGGCCTCGCCAACGTCGGCGCCGCGAGCATGATCACCGACCTCCCCGAGATCATCAGCTCCGGCGTCCACGACCGCTTCCCGGACCTCGTCTGGGTCCAGGTGGAGGCGGGCTCGGGCTGGATCCCCTACATCCTCGAGCAGCTCGACGATCGCTGGTGGCGGAACCGGTCGTGGCTCCCGGTCAAGCTGCAGCACGAGCCGAGCTTCTACTTCCACCGCAACTGGCGCTCGACCTTCATGATCGACCGCTACGCCGTCCAGAACCGCCACACGATCGGCGTCGAGAACATGATGTGGTCCAGCGACTATCCACACCACGGCTGCGACTGGCCGGAGACCCGCCGGGTGGTCGACGACATGTTCCGCGACGTGCCGGCGGCCGAGCGGCGCCGCATCTGCGCGCTCAACGCCGCGGAGCTCTACAAGTTGGCCTGA
- a CDS encoding amidase: protein MSDELAFLDATAQADLVQRRKVSPVELVDAAIARIERLDRELNAVIIPLFEKARAQAASPALPNGFFRGVPFLLKDIICHSAGDPYHAGMKLLRKLRWIEHEDTHLAAKFRAAGLVFLGRTNVPELGSQPTTEPEAYGPTRNPWDTGRSTGGSSGGSAAAVAAGLVPAAHANDGGGSIRIPASACGVVGLKPTRGRTSLGPDAAESWAGAVVEHVVTRSVRDTAALLDAVAGPMPGDPYFAPPPARPFAAEVGLRPGRLRIGLMTRAPGDAFAVHEDCATAARDAAHLLESLGHTVEEAHPAALDDPEVGQRFTLVVAAWIARDLDYWSERTGRPLGPDDVEPMNWAVAEQGRACSARQYIRAVESLQSHSRRIASWWEAGFDLLLTPTLAEPPPPLGEFSAKPGDPLRGFRRALPFVTFTSPFNISGQPAISLPLCWNGDGLPIGVQLAAAYGREDLLIRVATQLEEARPWAGRRPAVHA from the coding sequence ATGAGCGACGAATTGGCGTTCCTGGACGCGACGGCGCAGGCGGACCTCGTGCAGCGTCGGAAGGTGAGCCCCGTCGAGCTCGTCGATGCGGCGATCGCGCGGATCGAGAGGCTCGACCGCGAGCTGAACGCGGTCATCATCCCGCTCTTCGAAAAGGCTCGGGCTCAGGCCGCCTCGCCTGCGCTTCCCAACGGGTTCTTTCGCGGCGTACCGTTCCTGCTGAAGGACATCATCTGTCACTCGGCCGGCGACCCGTATCACGCGGGGATGAAGCTGCTCCGCAAGCTCCGCTGGATCGAGCACGAGGACACGCATCTCGCGGCGAAGTTCCGGGCGGCGGGCCTGGTCTTCCTCGGGCGGACGAACGTGCCCGAGCTCGGCAGCCAGCCGACGACCGAGCCCGAGGCCTACGGCCCGACTCGCAACCCCTGGGACACGGGCCGCTCGACCGGCGGGTCGAGCGGCGGCTCGGCCGCGGCGGTCGCCGCGGGCCTCGTGCCCGCCGCGCACGCCAACGATGGCGGCGGCTCGATCCGCATCCCGGCCAGCGCCTGCGGGGTGGTGGGCCTGAAGCCGACGCGCGGCCGGACGTCGCTCGGTCCCGACGCCGCCGAGAGCTGGGCCGGCGCCGTCGTCGAGCACGTCGTGACGCGCTCGGTGCGCGACACGGCGGCGCTTCTCGACGCGGTCGCGGGTCCGATGCCGGGCGACCCCTACTTCGCGCCGCCTCCCGCCCGTCCGTTCGCCGCGGAGGTGGGGCTGCGTCCCGGGCGGCTCCGCATCGGCCTGATGACGCGCGCGCCGGGTGATGCCTTCGCGGTTCACGAGGACTGCGCGACGGCGGCACGCGATGCGGCGCATCTCCTCGAGTCGCTCGGTCACACGGTGGAGGAAGCCCATCCGGCGGCGCTCGACGACCCGGAGGTGGGCCAACGCTTCACGCTCGTGGTCGCCGCGTGGATCGCGCGGGACCTCGACTACTGGAGCGAGAGGACGGGGCGCCCGCTCGGTCCCGACGACGTCGAGCCCATGAACTGGGCGGTCGCCGAGCAGGGTCGGGCGTGCAGCGCGCGCCAGTACATCCGCGCCGTCGAGTCGCTGCAGTCGCACTCGCGGCGGATCGCTTCGTGGTGGGAGGCGGGGTTCGACCTCCTGCTCACGCCGACGCTCGCCGAGCCGCCCCCGCCCCTCGGCGAGTTCTCCGCGAAGCCGGGCGATCCCCTCCGCGGCTTCCGGCGCGCCCTGCCCTTCGTGACGTTCACCTCACCGTTCAACATCAGCGGGCAGCCCGCGATCTCGCTGCCGCTCTGCTGGAACGGCGATGGACTCCCGATCGGCGTCCAGCTCGCGGCCGCGTACGGGCGCGAGGACCTGCTGATCCGCGTCGCTACCCAGCTCGAGGAGGCGCGGCCGTGGGCGGGCCGCCGGCCTGCGGTGCACGCCTGA
- a CDS encoding DUF2283 domain-containing protein produces the protein MKLHYYAETDSLYIELNARPSAESREIADGLVVDFDAQGNVVGIDVDQASKKLDLASLEAESLPATRVRIG, from the coding sequence ATGAAGCTGCATTACTACGCGGAGACCGACTCGCTATACATCGAACTCAACGCGAGACCGAGCGCGGAGTCCCGGGAGATCGCGGACGGGCTCGTGGTGGACTTCGACGCGCAGGGGAACGTGGTCGGCATCGACGTCGATCAGGCCTCCAAGAAGCTCGACCTCGCGAGCCTGGAAGCGGAGTCGCTACCGGCGACGCGCGTGAGGATCGGCTAA
- a CDS encoding Uma2 family endonuclease: protein MSDQSAAGPTPRDDLTLEQWAAMPEDEPGELVDGRLEEEEMPDFVHELIVTWLGHAFRSWLSGLGGFVGGSGVKFAVGLRRGRKPDLSVYLAGGGRPPRRGLVRLPPDIVVEVISPRPADVRRDRVEKMNDYAAFGVRWYWLIDPEPRSVEVFERGADARYVRALGASGDALAAVPGCEGLVLDLPALWREVDALGPDEPVTG from the coding sequence ATGAGCGATCAGTCGGCGGCCGGCCCGACGCCCAGGGACGATCTCACGCTCGAGCAGTGGGCAGCGATGCCGGAGGACGAGCCAGGCGAACTGGTGGATGGGCGGTTGGAGGAGGAGGAGATGCCCGACTTCGTCCACGAGCTGATCGTGACCTGGCTGGGACACGCCTTCCGCTCGTGGCTGTCCGGACTCGGCGGGTTCGTCGGCGGCTCGGGGGTGAAGTTCGCCGTGGGTCTGCGGCGCGGCCGCAAGCCCGACCTGAGCGTCTACCTGGCGGGCGGTGGGAGGCCGCCGCGTCGTGGCCTGGTCCGCCTGCCGCCCGACATCGTGGTCGAGGTGATTTCCCCGCGGCCAGCCGATGTGCGTCGCGACCGTGTCGAGAAAATGAACGACTACGCGGCGTTCGGAGTCCGCTGGTACTGGCTGATCGATCCAGAGCCGCGCAGCGTCGAGGTCTTCGAGCGCGGTGCTGACGCCCGGTATGTCCGCGCGCTCGGCGCCTCGGGTGATGCGCTGGCCGCGGTACCGGGCTGCGAGGGCCTGGTGCTCGACCTGCCGGCACTGTGGCGCGAAGTGGACGCCCTCGGACCCGACGAACCGGTCACCGGCTGA
- a CDS encoding type II toxin-antitoxin system Phd/YefM family antitoxin yields the protein MRAPRLAILREVNEAGRTITITQNGEAKVVVMDVNTYDRWRSATALLKLLANGEAEVQAARVVSQTEAFRRAREAIRRTRQDA from the coding sequence GTGAGGGCTCCTCGCCTCGCTATCCTACGCGAGGTCAACGAGGCCGGGCGCACGATCACCATCACACAGAACGGCGAGGCAAAAGTCGTCGTGATGGACGTCAACACGTACGACCGTTGGCGTTCCGCGACGGCCTTGCTCAAGCTGCTCGCGAACGGCGAGGCCGAGGTGCAGGCCGCCCGAGTCGTCTCGCAGACCGAAGCGTTCCGACGGGCGCGAGAAGCTATCCGGCGGACCAGGCAGGATGCCTGA
- a CDS encoding methyltransferase translates to MATEPTPDRILDLGTGFWGSKALLSAVELGLFSELAAGPLERETLRERLGLHPRSARDFFDALVALGMLERRGDAYANTPETGLFLDRAKPTYVGGLLEMLNARLYGFWGSLGEALRTGRPQNEAKEGGNFFALLYDDPARLRQFLQAMTGVSLGAARAIAQKFPWKDYRTLADVGAAQGAIPVQVALAHPALTGWGFDLPVVRPIFEEYVASFGLSDRLRFQPGDFFADPLPGADVLVMGHILHDWDLDQKRLLLRKAHEVLPRGGALIVYEAIIDDERRANAFGLLMSLNMLIETAGGFDFTGADCAGWMREVGFQKTYVEPLVGHDAMVVGIK, encoded by the coding sequence ATGGCGACGGAGCCGACACCGGACCGCATCCTGGACCTCGGGACTGGCTTCTGGGGCTCGAAGGCGCTGCTCAGCGCGGTCGAGCTCGGCCTCTTCTCGGAGCTGGCGGCGGGGCCGCTCGAGCGCGAGACGCTGCGCGAGCGCCTCGGCCTTCATCCGCGCAGCGCGCGCGACTTCTTCGACGCGCTCGTGGCGCTCGGCATGCTCGAGCGCCGCGGCGACGCGTACGCGAACACTCCGGAGACCGGCCTCTTTCTCGATCGAGCCAAGCCCACCTACGTCGGTGGGCTCCTCGAGATGCTGAACGCCCGACTCTACGGGTTCTGGGGCTCGCTCGGCGAGGCGCTGCGCACGGGACGGCCCCAGAACGAGGCCAAGGAGGGCGGGAACTTCTTCGCGCTGCTGTACGACGATCCCGCTCGCCTCCGGCAGTTCCTGCAGGCGATGACCGGCGTGAGCCTCGGCGCAGCCAGGGCGATCGCACAGAAGTTCCCCTGGAAGGACTACCGGACCCTCGCCGACGTCGGCGCGGCGCAGGGCGCGATCCCGGTCCAGGTCGCGCTGGCCCATCCGGCGCTCACCGGCTGGGGCTTCGACCTGCCGGTCGTCCGCCCGATCTTCGAGGAGTACGTCGCGTCCTTCGGGCTGAGCGACCGTCTCCGCTTCCAGCCGGGCGACTTCTTTGCGGATCCGCTGCCCGGGGCCGACGTGCTCGTCATGGGACACATCCTGCACGACTGGGACCTCGACCAGAAGCGCCTGCTCCTCCGCAAGGCGCACGAGGTGCTCCCGCGCGGCGGCGCGCTCATCGTCTACGAGGCGATCATCGACGACGAGCGACGGGCGAACGCCTTCGGGCTGCTGATGAGCCTCAACATGCTGATCGAGACCGCCGGCGGATTCGACTTCACGGGCGCAGACTGCGCCGGCTGGATGCGAGAGGTCGGATTCCAGAAGACCTACGTCGAACCGCTGGTGGGGCACGACGCGATGGTGGTCGGCATCAAGTAG